A region of Cellulophaga sp. RHA19 DNA encodes the following proteins:
- a CDS encoding Crp/Fnr family transcriptional regulator translates to MPYQLLKKNLNGNLDLSSKELEKICSYFTTKEIKKKEFLLTQGSICKFEGFVVQGCFRVFSLDKNGNDNTLYFAAKDWWLMDIDSFMNQTPSELNIQALEDSKVLLINKEDKEQLCNLLPIVEKLFKIMFQKAVVSWQRRLIRNHCLTAKERYLYFIKTYPDISLKLTDKQIAGYLGIRHEFLSKIKKNEK, encoded by the coding sequence ATGCCATACCAATTATTAAAGAAAAACTTAAACGGTAATTTAGACCTTTCTAGCAAAGAGCTAGAGAAAATATGCTCTTATTTTACAACAAAAGAGATAAAGAAAAAAGAGTTTTTATTAACTCAAGGAAGCATTTGTAAGTTTGAGGGGTTTGTGGTACAGGGATGTTTTAGAGTGTTTTCTTTAGATAAAAACGGTAATGATAATACCTTGTATTTTGCTGCAAAAGACTGGTGGTTAATGGATATAGATAGCTTTATGAACCAAACACCATCAGAACTAAATATACAGGCTTTAGAAGATAGTAAGGTGCTGTTAATTAATAAAGAAGATAAAGAACAACTGTGTAATTTGCTTCCAATTGTAGAAAAGCTTTTTAAAATAATGTTTCAAAAAGCTGTTGTGTCTTGGCAAAGAAGATTAATACGTAATCATTGTTTAACAGCTAAAGAAAGGTATTTGTATTTTATAAAAACATATCCAGACATTTCTTTAAAACTAACAGATAAACAAATTGCAGGTTACTTGGGTATTAGACACGAGTTTTTAAGCAAGATTAAAAAAAACGAAAAATAA
- a CDS encoding GlcG/HbpS family heme-binding protein, which yields MGVLVNIAVVDAGANLKAFVRMDDSFLGSIDVAIKKAKTSRYFNIATGDLGKLTQPGGIIYNIELSNNGLISFPGGVPIKNNEGKIIGAIGVSGGTIEEDHKIATYGAKSILKEQKTK from the coding sequence ATGGGAGTTTTGGTAAATATTGCTGTGGTAGATGCAGGAGCAAATTTAAAAGCTTTTGTACGTATGGACGATTCTTTTTTAGGAAGTATAGATGTAGCTATAAAAAAAGCAAAAACCTCTCGTTATTTTAATATTGCAACTGGTGATTTAGGTAAACTTACCCAGCCAGGTGGTATTATTTACAATATAGAACTCTCTAATAATGGATTGATTAGTTTTCCAGGAGGAGTTCCCATAAAAAACAATGAAGGGAAAATAATAGGAGCCATAGGAGTAAGTGGTGGTACAATAGAAGAAGATCATAAAATAGCGACTTACGGAGCAAAATCTATATTAAAAGAGCAAAAAACAAAGTAA